Below is a genomic region from Raphanus sativus cultivar WK10039 chromosome 4, ASM80110v3, whole genome shotgun sequence.
TATTTAATGTTCTGATGAAAAGAATCAAGTCACGTTACAAAGCAAAGAAGAACGTTAGCAGACAAATCATAAACTTCTTCCAAAATAGGTAAATGATTCGCTACTAAGATAGAAACTACCGTTAGGTCTAACTACCAGCGAGAACAGATCAAAGTGTGTGATTTATACGAGAAGCAATGTAAAGAAGGAATACATGTGTAGCTTTGAGAAATCACGAGAATCATCACCAAGTTCGCAGAAAAACTCAGGCGATTCGTAGTTTTTAGGCAACGAAACGGCACTCGGAAACTATTTTTCAGGAAGGATGGAGCATTCTAACTCAAATCTACGCATAATCACCACCTCCAACAGATTAATCTTCACCAACGATCATCGAAGCTTAACAAACCGGCGCTAGAACGACGCATGAGCACTCTAACTCAAATCTAGACCTACGATCGTCAATTTTTGTTCGAAACGGAGCTAGAACGACGCGTAAGAGTAAGATTCTACTCAAGCAGCGAGCAACAAACGCAAAATCTTACCGATTGAGTTGATTTACAGTTGATTCCGAAGTAGGAGCTGACGGTTAACGTTTAACGGGGAGAAGAGAAGACAACGTCACCGGAGAGAAAGTTCGCCGACGGAGCTCAGTGGGAAGATTTGAAATTGCTGGTCTTCGAATGGTTTTGTTTTCGTTAATGGACCGTCTTGTGGGCCTTTTAAGTACTTacttacttttttatttttttaaataatgattttgcaaagatatatataatatgattgttGATGGTTTTTATGTAATGGTGGGTTTTGGTTTTGGGTTTTAGGTAGgcaagtttgattcaaagaAGAGTGCGAGGCCGGTTTATCCATTTGCAGCTATTGTAGGCCAAGATGAAATGAAGCTATGCCTCTTGTTGAACGTCATTGATCTCTAGACCGGTAGTGTGATGATAATGGGAGACAAAGGAACCGGGAAGTCCACTACCGTCAGGTCCTTAGTTGATCTCTTACCCGAGATTGAGGTAGTTGCAGGTGATCCTTACAACTCTGACCCGTTGGACCCTGAGTAGCAGGAGAAGCTTCAAGACCAGATTTCGAATGCTAGAAGCAATCTTTCCTCTGTTCAGATTGATAGGGAACTGAAGGTGAAGATCTCTAAGGTTTGTGTTCTGAGCTCAATGTGGACGGGTTGAGAGGAGATGTGGTGACTAACAGAGCAGCAAAAGCACTTGCGGCTTTGAAAGGGAAAGATCGAGTAACTGCGGATGATGTTGCAACTGTTATACCTAACTGCTTAAGGCACCGTCTCAGGAAAGATCCGTTGGAGTCTTTTGATTCTGGAGTTCTGGTTTCTGAGAAGTTCGCTGAGGTTTTCAGTTGAATAATAGATCAGcttcttttgttattttcttttagctCTTGTAAACTGTGAGAAGAAGCATGAACAATAAACAGGCAAATCTGATtctatgattatatatatagttgttcTTTTCTCCATTAAAGCTGATGGAACTCTGTTTCCTTGTATTTTCAAAGCATTCTTACAATGGTTTAGGCTAAGAAACAAGCATAAGATGTTGTCAGGGACCAACTGTTATTATTGTCTTGAGTTGCAGGGTTGTAGCTTGTTGATTACAAAAGGCCATAGCGTTTTGCCGGTTATGTTAAAAGTGTGGAACAACTTTTGTTAGCCAAGAAGGATTGATGGTGATGGCATTTCAGCATGTACTGACGCTCGGTTCAGACAATGGATTGGTAAACCATCCACTTCGGATTCACTCTTAAGattgtataaaaaaaaaaagattaggcACCAAATAAGCTTTTCACGTtcaaaagagagaaaacaaattcaaaactTTTTGATGAACTTGAGGTTTTTGGCAAGTCCATAACAGCAAGATACTACTGACCTGAACAATACAACAGTGAGATCTTTAACTGAAGGCAAGGTGGTATAGTTTCTCACCTCCATGTTTCTGTTAAGACGAAGGAAATCTTCCCGCCATAAGGGAAACTGTTcggcaaaagaaaaaaacaactcCGTTGCCGGCATTCGAACCCAGGTCTCTCGGGTGAGAGCCGAGTATCCTGACCAGCTAGACTACAACGGATTCGATTTTATTTAGTTACTTTCCTCGACACAAGTTTCCCATTTCACGGATGCAGGTTTGAGCATATACTCTCTGTATCTCTTTTGCTAGAGCGATGGGAAAAAAGTATACCATGTCTGCAGCGTGACTTGAATGATTCAACTGTTTTGAGAAACATGGATGGCGCTTTAGGACACTCTCTTCTCGCTTATAAGAGCGCCATACAGGGAATCCGGAAGCTTCAGGTATTATTAATGTATTCCCTAGGAAATGTTTTAACTTgtcattttttttggtcaactaagCTTGCATTAAATTAAAAAGGGAAAAGGTTTAGCCCGTGGGCCGACCCATTACAAAGTTTGGGTTTTTGAGAATGGCTTTTGCCAGACTATCAGCCTGTCCATTCTCAGCCCGTGGAAGAAAGCAGAAAGAAAGATCGACAAACAGAGATGAAAAACATTCGTTGTCTTGCAAGATACCGTAGATTTCCTTCTCAAATAGGTTGTCGTTGATGGCCCTGATAAGGGTTTGGTTATCGGAGAGAATCCGTAGATGGGAGACTTTCGAGGAGATTGCAACTTGTATCGCAGTCCTCACCGCGAGAGCCTCAGCCGTAAGAGGGGAGACGACATTCTGTAAGACTTGTGCTCCACTCGTGTTCCCGTTGGTGGTCGATCCCGAGAAGATCCATGCGATGCCTGCCTGGTGCGAGTCATTGTTCCACGCTGCATCTGTATTGCAGATCGTGACCCCCATCAGAGATACATGCGCTTGCCCTAGGTGAGGTAGCAAAGTGGCTCTGGTCTTGATCGAGGTCTTGGTCTTGATCGAGCTGAAGTTCTCCAGTTTTGGAGGTTGTGCTTGAATCCATTCTCTAGCAAGCTTAATTCTTCTAATGGCAGTTTCCTCCGCTGTGTAGGTTCTCTTCTCGAAGATGAGCATGTTTCTAGCCATTCACAGAGCCCACAGAATCCACGGGAGGATGGGAGTTGACACTCCTAGTGGGGGAAGGCAACGGGTGTTCCTGAACGCTACAAGTGATGCCTCCACATTTGGGAAAGATGCGATGTCTATCACTGGTGATAGCTCGATGAGACTCCAGACTTTGATCGCGCAGCCACATCGAAAGAAAATGTGAGCCTCTGTTTCCAATTCTCCACATCTTACACATTTTGCTTCTTGGATAACTCCTCTGCTTTGTAGGTTGGCGCCAAGTGGAATAGCTTTTTGGATAGTAGACCACAAGAAGGTCTTTATCTTTGGAGAAAAGGAGCCTCTCCAAATGTCTTTAATCCAGTCGAAGCAGTCTTGATTGCTACCTAAGCCAGAGGTTTCTGGTACTGAGTGCGGTGCTCTTAGGGAGTGGTAGCCAGACTTCACACTGTAGTCTCCGTTGCATGTTGGGTACCACACGAAGTTGTCTTCTGCTCCTAATTCGCTTGGTTGCAAGCACATGATCTTGTGAGACAGTTCAGGGAGCACTTCCTCAACTCGCTTCTTGTTCCACTGTCGGTCTGTTGTCAACAAATCAGCAACTCTCAGGTCACTCACATCCTCCATAATGGGGCCATAAGGTATCATCTTTTGAGTAAGAGACACCCATGAATCCTTCAAGACCTTTGTTGACAATCCATTGCCGATGACTTTTCCTAGGTTAGGCACCAGAAGATCCCTTCCCCGAAGGATGCCTCTCCATCCGTGAGAACACGAGGGCGAAGCTGGAGTTTCTAAGAAGCCTTTGTTTCTACAATACTTCCCGGTAAGAACTCTAGCTAGCAGACTCCCTGGATTATTTAGAATTCTCCAAGAGATCTTAGATAGTAGTGCTAGATTAAAGTCCTGAATCTCTCTGAAACCTAGTCCGCCCTCTGCTTTGTGATTTGTTAGTTTGCTCCAGGCTATGCAACTCATTCTTCTTATCTGATCATCTTTATCCCACCAAAAATGAGTAAGTACTGACTGAATCCTTTTGCAAAGGCTTGCAGGGAGGAGGAAACAAGACATGCTGTAGGTCTGAATAGCTTGCAGGATGGACTTCAGCATTACCATCTTCCCTGCTTTTGACAGACGCCTGGAAGCCAAGCTCGTAGCTCTTTGACGAATTCTATCCACGATTGCTGTGAAGAGATCCTTTTTTCGACGCCCAAAATGTTCAGGCAGACCCATGTATTTTCCATTGCCTCCCTCTTTAGTTATTCCCAGAATCCGCTTTGCTGTCTCTCGTTTCTCTTGTGACGTTTTCCTGGAGAATGTGATTGATGATTTCATGGCATTTATTTGTTGGCCAGATGCTTGTTCGTATTCCTGGAGGATACCGACTAGAGTAGAGCAGCTCTCTGGACTTGATTGGCAGAAGAACATGGTGTCGTCTGCAAATAGTAGATAACTGACCCGTGGACTACCTATAGCTACTCTGATGCCTTGAAGAGAACCCTTTGCTTCAGCCTCTTTGCACAGTCCTGTCAGCACCTcactgcagaggatgaacacaTAAGGAGACAGGGGGTCTCCCTGTCGAATCCCACGGTACGGTTTCACCTCCCCATAGACTCCATCATTGATTAGGAAAGAATATGAAACCGTAGTGATGCATTGTAGAATCAGATTAGTGAACACCTCATGGAAGCCTAGCTGTTCAAAGACTAGCTTGATAAACTTCCACTCCATTCTATCATAAGCCTTGTTCATGTCAGTTTTAACAGCCATTGAGCAATTCTTTTCAGCTGTAGAATTCTTGAGATAGTGTAGAGTCTCATGAGTTATTAACACATTATCAGCTATGGCTCTCCCTGGTATAAATGCTGATTGATTTTCTGATATGATGCAGGGGAGGACTTGCTTAAGTCGAATGGAGAGCAACTTGGAGATGATTTTATAGAAGACGTTACAGAGGGCAATCGGTCGGTACTCCATTACACTCTTTGCACCCGAACTCTTTGGTATTAATCTGACATGTGTCGTGTTCATGGAGCTTGGTAGGTAACCAGAGGAGAAAAAAGCTTGGATTTCTCTCACAACCGAGGCTCCCGTGACTTCCCAGTTTGCTTGAAAAAAGCTTGCAGAGAAGCCATCCGGACCTGGAGCTTTGTCTGGATGGATCTCAAAAAGTGCTGCTTGTATCTCTTCTGGCGTGGGATCCTTGATCAGCTCCTGATTCATCAGAGGGGTGATCTTTGCCTGTAGGGCTTTGTGGATGATGTGGCTTCTATCCGCAGGAACGGAGGTAAATTGCTCCTTGTAGTAGTCGCAGATGacttctgagatttgtttttcttCATAGACTGGCTGCCCATTTTTATTCTCTATTACTGTTAGCTTATTTCTTGCTCTGCGGCCCTTAGTCACTGCGTGGAAGTAACCGGTGTTTGAATCCCCTAAGGATAACCAAAGTTGCCGGCTCCTCTGTTTCCAAAATTCTTCCTCGGCCTTGTATGCCTTAAGTAGTTTTCCATTCAGTTCATGCATTAGAGAGTCGTCTGCATTGACTGAAGTCATAGCGTGGTCGAGTTGTTCCTTCAGTGTCTCTATTGTTTGTCTGCTGTTTTCTTGGAATTTCCT
It encodes:
- the LOC108850128 gene encoding uncharacterized protein LOC108850128 codes for the protein MARNMLIFEKRTYTAEETAIRRIKLAREWIQAQPPKLENFSSIKTKTSIKTRATLLPHLGQAHVSLMGVTICNTDAAWNNDSHQAGIAWIFSGSTTNGNTSGAQVLQNVVSPLTAEALAVRTAIQVAISSKVSHLRILSDNQTLIRAINDNLFEKEIYGILQDNECFSSLFVDLSFCFLPRAENGQADSLAKAILKNPNFVMGRPTG